The genomic window CGGCTATATGTTTGCCATCTGATTTTCCCTCTGTTAATAATATTGGGAGGTCTACGGTGTCAATTTCACGTTCAATGATTGATAGTTTTACTGTAGGTTCTAATGCCTTTATTCTTTTGAATAAATTAACATAAACAGAATTACCTTTTCCTTTTACATGACCAACAAAGTTGATTTTTCCAACTAGTTTTTTAAGAAATGCAGTCTCTATATTGTAGGATTGTTTTAATTCTGCTTTATGAAGTGTATAATGATGAACGGCAGAATTGTATAGTCCATGTTTTTCCCAAGATCTTAACATGGCTCTGATTTGCCGTATATAATCTCTTTTGACATTAACAATAGAATTTACTACTAAACCTGTAACTTCTTGTCTGTTTTCTCGATAAGCATACCGTATTTTTTCCTGATTAACTTCAAAATTGTTTGAATCAATTATAGATGTGACGTTTGGAGCTAGTGTTAGCTTATTGCTTTCAATTAAACCAATCGTTTTTGGTAATTTTTTAAGATTGGTAGAAAAAGTAATATCATCAGCGTATCTCGTGTAGTGCAATTTGTTTTCTTTACAAAGTCGAATGAAGTCGTTATCAAGCTTTCTACATATAAAGTTTGATATTATTGGTGAGGTCGGAGCTCCTTGTGGTAAAGAGCCTTTAAAGCAGCAAAGTTGAGCGAGTATCGTAGAAACTTCTTCGTTAAAATTAAAGGGGTGATTTAAAAATATACCTCTTACTCTACCAAAGTTTATTGATTGGAAAAAGTTACTTAAATCTATGTTAACGAGTATTTTCTTTTTTAGATGATATTTTGCATTAGTAATAATACTTTTATCTCTAATAAATCCGTGAACACAAGCTTTCGGTAAGTAAAGTTGTTGTAAAATAGGCTGTAGTTTTCTTTGGATTTTCCTCAGTGAATTATTTGGAGCCGTAATGACACGTTTTTTACCATTTTTCCTTTTTATAGAAAAAGTGTGATATTTAGTTTCGTCAGGTACATGATAAAAGTAATAGGTAAGAACGTTTGGTTCTATGTTAAGAAATTGAGCTAATTCTTTGGTGGATTTTAAATTTAGAAACGCAGCAATACGTTCTTTACTTGGTATATCGTTCATGTGAGAGGAGTAAGATGCCCATTTAATTCAACTTATCAATATATCATTTTCTAACGAAGAGAGAATTATCGTATTCAATCATCCGTATTACAGTTTTCTATTCATAGTTATATAGGGGCTAATTAGTATATTTTAAATACTAGCATTCCTATAATTGTCGCAGGAACACAACAAAAAGTCAATTTTTTTAATGGGCATCTTAAAACCAAGGTAGAAATTTTAAATTAAATGAACAATTGTAAATATTCAAATTGATTTAAATCGAATAAGTCATTATTATCTTACTTCGATTTTTAACTTAGCAAAATTTTCACTATCTTTATAAAAGTTGAGCTAAAGTACACGGCAATAAACTAAATCGCAGCCTTCTACGGCAAAAAAACGTAAAACAGCATTAAGCTGTGGCTCTAAAAGCCAAAAAATCGCAAAAACAGATCGGAATTTTAAAAAGTTAATTCTTTTGAACACATGGTTAAAAAATATTTAACTGTAGACGAGCTTTGTGATTACCTTGGGCTTTCGAAATCAACGGTATATAAATTAAGTCATTCGAACACGCTGCCGAAATATTGTGCAGGCGGTAAAAAAATCTTATTCAAAATTGAAGAAGTAGACGAGTATATCAACTCGCATCGAATCGCTTCGGCTAGTGAGATTGAAACTTCTATTGAAGCTGAAATTCAGTTTGGACAGCAAGCCTTCTATAATAAGGCTAAAAAAGTAAAAGAAACTTTAACCGAAACGAGATAGGAAGATGATAGATACGTTAAAGTTTAAAATTGATGGCTATAGTTTTGATTATGGTTATCTATTCGAAAAGTTAGAAGAAAAGTGTCAATTCGAGAGAAAGACTACTTACAAATACGGCGAATCTCACGTTTTTAAATACAAAAATTGGCAGTTCTGGCTTTCAAAAAAATCACTTACAGCGTCAGGTAGTTTGCATAAACTTTATCATGGCGACAATTTAAAGCCGTTTAACTATAGTGAAGTAAAATTAGCTATAGATTCTTTATACACATTGCTCGATTTCGATTTAAGTGATGCTAAATTGATGCAAGTGGACTTAGCTGCAAATTTAGTTATGCAAAGTCAAGTGCATCTTTATTTCGATTTGCTTACCTGCCCAATTGGTTATAAGCCCATGAGCGTTAAAAATGAAACTTACTACTTCAAAAAAAACGACAAAGCAAAAGAACTTGTGTTTTACGATAAAGTTAAAGAAGTCAAAAAAAACAACAGTCAGCTTTTAGTTAAAGATCAGAACCTCTTGCGGTACGAAATTAAATTGAAGACAGATATCGTAAATATTATAGGCGATAAGCTCTTAATCAGTCTTTATGATGTTGATAAATATGCTAAGTTAGTAACAGCTTGGTATAACACTTATAGTCAAGTGCCAAAACTAACTAAACTACCTTTATCAGATGTGGTTTTGACTTCAAGAAAAGATTTTACGAACTCTTTGGTTAAAAAAGCCATATCCAGTTTAGGTGGCGTAGAGGTAATACTTAATAAAGTGAGTAAATCTAAGGTTGGTAAAACTGTTAAGTATTCGTTACGACAATATTTAAAAGAGTTGAAGGAAACAGATTACTTACGTCCTGAATTGAAAGAAGAGCTTGACTTTAAAGTTCATCAAGCTTATTTACAGCACTTGAAGACTAGCTAAAATTTTTAAAGAATATGGCTTACTGTTTTGATAAGCCATATTCTTACTCTTTTTAGATAAAATAAGCGCAAAAAGAAAGTGCTAGACAGTTTATTTATTAATTTATAATGGATTAATCATTTACAGTTAAGGTCAGCTGATACGAGTTGTTTTCAGACGATGTCGTTTTTTAGTAAGTCAGCTAAATCGACTTCTAAAGCTTTCGACAGAAGAACTATTGTTGTAAGTTTTGTATTGATTTTGCCTTTTTCAATTCGATAGACTTGCGAAAGTTCTATTTCAGCTTTATTCGCTAAATGTTCCATTGACCATTTTTTTGCTAATCTTATCTTGCGAATATTATTGCCAAATTTTTCAAGAAGCTCTTTTTCGATTTCGCTTAACGGCATAAATCAAAAGTCGAGTGAATTGTTAAAAATTATTTAGGCATATGTGCCTAAATTTGATTTATGTTTATAGATTTGAAAAATAAATTAACCAAAACTAAATCACGCTAATGAAAAAAATATTACTACTCTTAACATTACTATTGTCTACTAAAAGCTATGCTCAAACAAGCACAGCTTTACAGAGGGCTGCTAGAGATTATTCATTTGCTGTTTATGAAAGCTTTAGGTGGGGAAGTGATGGCTTTAAGCATGTGATGATAACATCTTTGCAAAGACAAGGTTACTATAGTGATTTAGCGATAATGAAGGGTATGGAGTCGATTGATAAGAATATCAAATTTAGACAGGCAACGTATCGAGCTTGGAGCAACGTAGCAAATGATGTAAGTATACTCGGTTTGCACTTGATGAATATTGGAATGACTGCTACTAACGCAGAGATAATGGCGAGGTATATTGTAAATTTTAACAATGCCGAAGCGAAAAAAACAGAAGATGAGCAAGTGAGTACCGTTGAAACTCAAAATGAAAAAGCAGAAATTGTTCTTCCCCATCCATCTAAAGGTGCAAGCAGTAAAAGCAAACGATATTTAACGAAGTATACTAAAGAACAAATCATATCTTATTACGTAAGTAAATTTGGCGCAGAAAAAATGGCGGCTAATAGTTACTATATCGACTTAGATAATGATTTAGATGTTGAAATTGTAATTAAAAAACAAGGAGAATACAACGCTATAACATATAGTTATATGGTTGATTAATTATCGCTGTCGGTTTTGTAACATTTAAAAAATATAAAAGTCTTTAAAAAGTAAACAGTGCTCAAAACTGATTTAGAAGCTGTAAGACTTACCCAATTAAGTAGTGTAATGAAAAAACAATTAACAGTCTTGCTATCTCTTACGTTGTCTGTAGTAGCTTGTAGCAATCCTAAGTCTGACGCTAAAGAAGTTTGTGATTGTATCCAAAAAAGCGTGATTGCTGCTAGAGATAATCCAGACGATAAGTCGGCACTAAAATGTATGGCACTTGGAACTGAAAAGGCTTTGAAGTATAAAGAAAAGCCACAAGAATTATTGGAGTTTAACATGCAGATGGATAGCTGTACAAATAATTTTAAGTAATTATTAAAGGGTCAGATGGATAGTATTCTGTCGAGATCGATAAACTCAACTTTTTCATTATTCCATTTGTAGTATAATATTTCTATACCAATGTCAGAAAATCTTTTGGCGACTAATTTGTTTAACTTTGTAGGAAGTACAGCTACTAATTTTACACTATTTTTTATGGGGATACTGTAGATAAGTAATTGTCCAATTGCAGAATAAAGGCATTGCGTAGCTGAACTTGTTTTAATTTCAAACAGAATTTTGATTTGTTTCCCTTTATGAATAAATAAATCTCTGTTTTTATCATTTGCAGTTTTAAATCCTTTTGATTTTAATTTTTTATCTAAAGCATTGACAACCAAGCCATGCGTTCGTTCAATTAAGGTAGGTTCGTTTCTCTCTGTGATTGTTACACCTGAATGTTCATCTGTGTAGTTAAATTTCGTGAGATAACTAAAGCTAGGTTGTGTGCTGTCGTCTAATTGATTTTTTATACGATAAACTTCTTGTATGAAAAAAGATACTTGGTTTAAGAAAAATTGGGAGTTTAAATCTCCGATTAGACAAAATTCTGTTTCTATTTCGCCATCGATAGCTTTGATAAAATCACCTCCGAATTCATTCATGAAGAGAGTTTTTCCAACACCTTTTTTTCCTCCTCCTATTTTACCACGGTGTAGAACTAAAATATTTCCATTACTATCTTTTGCAAATGCACCAGCGATTCTTCTATTTATGCCTTCAAGCGGAAAATTTATTTCTCCTACTAAGGAGTTATTTGCACCTTCTACTGGCTTTCCAATACCAAAGCCGTTCCAGAATCTATTTTCAAGTTGTAATATAGATACCCATATGTTCAAGTCATATGAGTATCTGACCGTATTTTCAAAATTACCTCCAGGAAACCCAACCCAACAATCAACTTTATCAGAACAGTAGCTATCTAATTTTTCGTGAAATAGATTGTGTAATTTTTGAATTTGTTTTGCATCCTCAATAACTTTTATCATGGTGATTTATAAAGTTGGTTTAATTGTTTTTAAAGACTTATTTTTACGACGAAGCAGTTGAAAATGATTGTATAAATATATTCGTTTTCTTTAAATTGTCAATCAGTCAACATTTTTCTTAGGTTGTATTTTATGCTTTTTTAAGATTTTTGTTGATAATAAAATATTAAATATGAGGTGTTTATTTGTGTGGACTTATTATCTTGCATTATTAATTAATCTAAAAAGTAATGCTCAAAAATTTCTCATTCAAAAAAATACACAACGAAAAACAGAATGTAATTATTTACTACGATTCTAATGTAGTAGAAAAAGACAGTGCCATAGATATTCGGTCTTTAACTGAGATTAAAGAAACAGTGTTGGAATCTTGGAAAAACAACTTCGAATTTGTAGAAGAGGTACAGGATTCGTCAGGTAACGTTACAAAAAAAGGTCTTAGGCCCCCTCAGATAGGTGCAATATACTCTTTGCTTTCTTATTGGACTGTTAATTCCAAACCTTCTACAATAGTATTGCCAACGGGAACAGGTAAAACAGAAACTATGTTATCTGTACTTGTTCATTCTCGAATAAATACACTTTTGGTTATCGTTCCTTCAGATTCCCTTAGAAAGCAGTTAACTGATAAGTTTAAGACTTTAGGAGTTTTAAAGGAGTTTGGTATTGTTAAAGAAGCAGCTTTTACTCCGACTGTATCTTTAGTAAAGTCATTTCCAAAATCGAAAGATGGCATAAAGAAAATATTTGAGGTGTCCAATGTGGTTGTGGCTACTATGGCTGGACTAAATACCTTAGATGAAGAGTGTTTAGCTGTTATTTCAAATAATGTTTCACATGTATTTATCGATGAAGCCCACCATATAGCTGCCGATACGTGGAGTAGAATAAGAAGCTTTTTAGCTACTGATGCGTTGGTTACACAGTTTACGGCTACTCCGTTTAGGAATGACAAGAAAAAGGTTACAGAAGATATAATTTACAATTATCCTCTATCTAAGGCTCAAAAAGATGGATATTTTAAAGAAATAAACTTCATCGCTATAAATGAATTTGATGATTCTAAAGCTGATGAAGAGATTGCTAGGGTAGCTGTTGAACAACTCAAAACTGATTTAGATAATAAATTTGATCATTTATTAATGGCTAGAACCGATAGCATTAATGAAGCCGAGAGATTGATACATGTTTACTCTAAATACAAAATTTATGAGCCCGTTGTAGTACACAGTCAGTTAAATACGTCATTAATAAATGAACGAATTGAACAGTTAAAAAGTAGAAAATCTAGAATCGTGATATGCGTAGACATGTTTGGGGAAGGTTTTGACTTGCCACAACTAAAAATCGCCGCACTTCATAAAAAACATCAAAGTCTAAGTGTATTAATACAATTTACAGGTAGGTTTACTAGAAGCGGTCATAAAGATATAGGTGATGCTACTATAGTTGCTAATATCGGCAACTCTTTTATATCTAATAGTTTGGAAGAATTGTATGCGGAAGATTCAGATTGGAATAAATTATTAAGAATAAAAAGCTCGGGGCAAATAAATGATGAGATTGATTCAAATGAATTTTTTAAGAATTTCGATAAAGGTGAGATTAATTTGTCCTTAAGTAACGTTCGGCCAAAAACAAGTACGGTAATTTATAAAACAAAGGCGGATAAATGGACACCAAGTAAATTTAGAAAAGGTTTTAAAAAAGATGCGGACGTAGCGTCTATTGTTAATAATGAAGATAAGGTTTTACTAATAGTAGAAAAGAATATAAATAAGATAGATTGGGGTGCAATTAAAGATATCGAGAATGTAAGTTATGATTTATACATTGTACATTTTGATGTCAAAAGTAAATTGCTTTACATACATGGTTCAAATAATAGTAGCCTTTTTAAAGAGTTGGCAGAATCCGTTGTTAAAACGCCAGCCTTAGTGTCTGGAGAACCTATGTTTAGAGCATTTTATAATTTGAATCGTCTTATGTTATTTAATATAGGCTTAAACAATTTGTATGCTGGACACAAAAAATATACGATGTATGCAGGTTTTGATGCAGGAAATGGTATTTCTCAAATAACTAAAGATGAAAGCGTAAAATCCAACATTTTTGGAGTTGGATTTGAAAATGGTGAGAAGGTAAGTGTTGGATGCTCTTATAAAGGTAGGGTTTGGTCAAGACAGGCAGTATCTATAGGCGATTATATCACATGGTGTAAAAATGTGAGCAAAAAAATACTTGATACGAATATTGATCCAAATGTAGCTTTACAAACCTCTTTAAAGAGAGAGATTATTAGCAAATTACCAAGTGAGGATGTATTAACTGTGGATTGGCCAGAACTATATTATGAGTCGCCAAATTTCTTAAATACCGTTAGTTACAATAATGTAGATTACAGTATAGATTACTTGAGTATTGAGCTATCTGAAGTTCAGTCCAAAAATTCAATTTCTTTTAAAATTGTGAATGATGATAAATTCAGTGTTGAATTTGAATTAACTGTAGATAAAAATGGTTTTAAAATTACTCAAAAAGATACTGTTAAACTTTTTAGTTATAAAAAAGGTCAATTAGTGCCGTTAGAAGAGTTTTTCCAAAACGAACCTCCGCAAATAAGATATATTAATAGCTCATTACTTGCAGGGAACGTTTTTATAGATGCATCAAACCATAAACCATCGCCATTTGATATTAAGTTTATAGAAGTAATAGACTGGACAGGAACAGATATAACTAAAGAATCTCAAAAAGTAGAAAAACGGATTGATTCAATTCAGAAAAAAATGATTGATAATCTTGTGAAGGAGAATAATTTAGTTGTTTTTGATGATGATGATTCTGGAGAAATAGCAGATATTGTAATTATAAAGGATATAATAGATGCGACAGTTAATATAGAGCTTTATCATTGTAAATTCTCAAAGACAGATAGTGCAGGAAGTCGAGTTGATGACTTTTATGCAGTATGTGGGCAAACACAAAAAAGCATAAATTGGAAAATTAATCCAGAAAAATTTTTTAAACACCTGTTAAAAAGGCACGCAGATCGTTTAAGTAAACATAGTGTAGGACGAATCGAAAAGGGAGATATATCCATTTTGAATAATTTGAAAAAGAATGCGAAAAAGATGCGGCTAGATTTTAAATGTTTTATCGTTCAGCCAGGTCTATCGAAAAATGCAGTTAGCACGGAAATATTAACTTTGTTAGGATCTACTGAATTATATTTAAAAGAGACTTATAACATACCTTTAATAGTGTATTCAAGTGTTTAAAATGTTGATTTTGTTTCTTTTTTGTTACTTATTGATGTTAACTATTTGATAATCATTAATTATTTACTTTCTGTATCGGAATATATAAAAACTCTTGTAGTTTTTCCTTGCTCTTCGCTTACAGCATAAAATTCTTTTACTTTATTCTTAACTAAATCAAAATTATTTATAAATGAATGTGGATTAGATATAGGAATTTGAGGAAATACTTCTAGAATTCCATCCTTAAAATCAATATCTATTTTTATCTTTTCAGGAATAAATAATTCCTGATTGCTTAGGAATTGTTCCAAAGTCAATCCGCTTTCTTTGGATAGCGTTTTTAACTCGGATAATTTTTTTAGATTGGTTACATTTCCTTTTTCAATTTCCGGCAAACTGTTAAATTCTTCTATTGCTTCACAAAGCAAATATTGGTTTTCTGATAGTAAGTATTCAGTTTCTTCAATTTTAATTATTGCACCGTTTCGACTTACTTTAAGCCTTGTTCCATTGGGTGCAAAATCATAAAATCCATACTTGAACTTAAAGGAATTATGTTTTAACGTTCCATCTGATTCAACTAAAATTTCATACTGATAACTGTTTGGCAATTCTAATATTTGCTTATCAATGTCGCTTAGTTTTAAAATATCAATGTTTTCAACTTCGCAAGAGTTTTCTGTATAGCCTGCTAATCCATTATCGCGTAATTCGCTTAAAATTGCAAGTTGTGATAAAAATTCTGATTGCAATTCTGCCCAATTTGATACAGATATTTTTTTTCCATAACTATCAAGGAAATAGAATGAGAACTTTTTATTGTTATGTGTATATCTAAACATTTATTCCTGCAATATTTTTAAACCAATATTCAAACACTTGTTCCCAACTTAAATCTCCATCATTATGGGTTAAGCGACCTTCTCTGTTGGTGTTGTTAATACTATATCCTGAACGGTAAACAAGCATTGGCATATTACCATCTCTTAATTCATCTACACTATTTAATTTATAATCTAAGTTTGGTTTAGATGTGCCGTTTATCTTATACGCATAAAAAGCATAACCAGCATCGCTAAACTCAATTAGCATATATTCTCCTATATAAAGAATGAAAGCGGAAACATCTTTTGTACTGTAAACGGTATTAAATCTTGCATCTAAATATTCAGTTATTCTATCATTTTGTTGAAGAATCCGTTTAGTTCTATTTTGACCATAAACCTTAAAGGAAACTCTATTTTTTGAAGCAATTTTAAGCCAGAATTTTTTCCTCCTCTCATCATTCAGACATACTCTAAAGAAAGTATCAATGAATTGTTTTGCAATCCATTCATCGAGAATATTTCTCGCTTCAATAATTTCTCTGCGTTCCACTTCTGTTGCATTGTCAAACGCCGTCCAATTGGAAACATTGCTTGGGTCGCCTATTTGAGTAAAGGCAGTCTTTTTTACACTGTCTTGTAGGCTCGAAAATTCGGGTTTATTGGCTTGAATAATTATTTTGCTGATTAATCTTTTGCTTGTGATTGAACTATTATGTTTTAATAAGACTTCATTCAGATTGTCGATTTCTGTTGATATTTTATTCTTGTTCCTTTCGTAATAGGTTACAATAACTTTAGAGAAGTAGGCATAATCAAACCACGATTCAGGAACACCTAATATTTTAGTAGCTTCTTGAATTGGTTTGTTAAGTTTTGCGATAGTGTCGCCCAAAATTAAATCCCCATTTTTGGTGTTGAAATATCGCTTATTGTTTTTGAAAGAAATTAATGTGCTTCGATTGCCTGAATAATTGTCTAATTTTTGGCTGGTAAAATGCTCTAATTGCTCTAATGATTTCGGATATTTTGTTTCCCAATTCTTCAAAAAGCAATCTATCAACCCAACTAAAAATGAATCACGCCAGTTTGATTCTAATAAAGTCAAAGCATATTTCAACTCATTTTCATTGCTAAAAATGGAACTTAAATTTTGTTCTGAATAATTTAAGGAATAGGTAAGCGTTCTTAATTCTCTCCGTTCAAAACTTGTGTCAATAGTATTGATAGATTTTTTAAATTTTCTAAAAACTTGTGGAATAAGATTGTTTCCTGAAAACGAAAAAGAATTTGCCCCAACATCCTCTGTTATTTTTTGAAGTTTGTCAATTCTATGTTCATTCAATGATGTAAGCTTAATTGGAATAATCTTTTGTGCCGACTGCTGAAATGCAGTCGGTAAAAATGAAATTGTAATATGTCCTGGGTTGTCGGCATATTAGTTTCTTCGTCCGTTTAATTTACTAAGTTGTTCAGTTAGTTCTTCCAAAATGTCTTCTTGTTTTGATGAAGCTCCTGCAAGTGATTCCGCTGTTTTGGTTAAAGCATCGGTGTATTTGCCTAAATAAGTTTCAAGACTCTCTCTTACAGTTGTTTGATAACCTTTTAGTCCTGTTTCAAGGTCGGCAAATACTTTTGACAATCCTTTTTCAATGATTTCAAATTTCTGTGCATAATCGGCAGAAACGCTTTTTGCAGTTTCTAATGATTTTTGAATTTCAGTGATTGTATTTGAATTGTTTTGTAAGAACTGATTCGAATGTTTTGAAAATTCATTTTGCGATTCTCCAAATCTGCTTGATGATGTATTGATTTCCTGCGATACGTTTCTAAAAACAGAAATAACTTTTTCCAATTCTGTTTGAGCTTGATTGAGTTTTGAAATGCTACCATTCACTTCGGTTGAAAGTCCGTTCATTTTTTCAATGCTTGTATTAAAAGCACTCAAAAGATTTTCGGAAACTTGTAGGTTTTTCGATTGTTCATTAAGTAAAGTTTGTTGTCCTGATTGTAAATCTCCGACTTTACTTCGTAGAATTTCGCTCATATCCTCAACCTGTTTTCTCATTTGGTTGGTTGATTCTTCCGATTGAGAAAGTGTTTGTTTTGAAATTTGCTGAACCACTTCTTGTAAACCTCTGAAATTTTCATTTAGATTATCGGTCATATTTTGCAATTTCAAAGGGAAGTCCGTTAATGAACCACCTGCTTGACCAAGTAAACCTGCTAATCTTTCCATTTCATTTTTAGTATCGCCACTCATTGAAGTTTTAAATTCTGCAATCATTTTACCCATTGATTCCTGTAATTCCTTCACAATATTTTGAGTCATATCGGTTGCAGGGTCTTTCAGCTTGTTACCTAAACTCTCAATTTCGGCTTTAACTAATTTTAATTCTTCTACAACAGCACCTGTTGGATTATTGAAAACTTCTTCAAAACCTGCTGAAATTGTTAAAGCTAAATCGGAGGAAAATGTTTGTAAGGATGTTGATTGCTTTTGAGATTCCTTATAAATATCTCGAAACACATTGCCGGGTTTAATTGTGTTTCCGTTTTCATCAGTCGAAGTAAAATCGTTTCTTAGTTCTTTAATTGCTTCAATTAAATTATTGATTGCTAGTGTCTCTTCGCTTAAAACACCTTCTTCCAGTTTTTTCTTTTTGATGTTTGTCCAAAAAGAAAAACCGACCAATAAAGCAACTCCAAAAATTGATACAAGGAAAGCGGTCTTCAACCCATTCATCAATTCTGGAATACTTTTTTCAATATTGTTGCTGTCAAAATTCCACAAACCAATTGCGATACCTAAAAACGTAAATAATATTCCAAGAGTAGGGAATAAGTGAGGTATAAAATCAAACAAATGTTCATTGGTATTTTCCTTTGTGCGCTTATTAATATAGAAAGCTGCCCAAATAGCAACTATGAGGATTATTCCAATTCCAAATATTATTTCAAAACTCATTATTCGTTTATGTTTTTAAGTGCTTCGTTTATGATTGCTTCACTTGTGGTTACTATTCTAAATTCAA from Pedobacter sp. SL55 includes these protein-coding regions:
- a CDS encoding DEAD/DEAH box helicase; protein product: MLKNFSFKKIHNEKQNVIIYYDSNVVEKDSAIDIRSLTEIKETVLESWKNNFEFVEEVQDSSGNVTKKGLRPPQIGAIYSLLSYWTVNSKPSTIVLPTGTGKTETMLSVLVHSRINTLLVIVPSDSLRKQLTDKFKTLGVLKEFGIVKEAAFTPTVSLVKSFPKSKDGIKKIFEVSNVVVATMAGLNTLDEECLAVISNNVSHVFIDEAHHIAADTWSRIRSFLATDALVTQFTATPFRNDKKKVTEDIIYNYPLSKAQKDGYFKEINFIAINEFDDSKADEEIARVAVEQLKTDLDNKFDHLLMARTDSINEAERLIHVYSKYKIYEPVVVHSQLNTSLINERIEQLKSRKSRIVICVDMFGEGFDLPQLKIAALHKKHQSLSVLIQFTGRFTRSGHKDIGDATIVANIGNSFISNSLEELYAEDSDWNKLLRIKSSGQINDEIDSNEFFKNFDKGEINLSLSNVRPKTSTVIYKTKADKWTPSKFRKGFKKDADVASIVNNEDKVLLIVEKNINKIDWGAIKDIENVSYDLYIVHFDVKSKLLYIHGSNNSSLFKELAESVVKTPALVSGEPMFRAFYNLNRLMLFNIGLNNLYAGHKKYTMYAGFDAGNGISQITKDESVKSNIFGVGFENGEKVSVGCSYKGRVWSRQAVSIGDYITWCKNVSKKILDTNIDPNVALQTSLKREIISKLPSEDVLTVDWPELYYESPNFLNTVSYNNVDYSIDYLSIELSEVQSKNSISFKIVNDDKFSVEFELTVDKNGFKITQKDTVKLFSYKKGQLVPLEEFFQNEPPQIRYINSSLLAGNVFIDASNHKPSPFDIKFIEVIDWTGTDITKESQKVEKRIDSIQKKMIDNLVKENNLVVFDDDDSGEIADIVIIKDIIDATVNIELYHCKFSKTDSAGSRVDDFYAVCGQTQKSINWKINPEKFFKHLLKRHADRLSKHSVGRIEKGDISILNNLKKNAKKMRLDFKCFIVQPGLSKNAVSTEILTLLGSTELYLKETYNIPLIVYSSV
- a CDS encoding EH signature domain-containing protein, which codes for MNEHRIDKLQKITEDVGANSFSFSGNNLIPQVFRKFKKSINTIDTSFERRELRTLTYSLNYSEQNLSSIFSNENELKYALTLLESNWRDSFLVGLIDCFLKNWETKYPKSLEQLEHFTSQKLDNYSGNRSTLISFKNNKRYFNTKNGDLILGDTIAKLNKPIQEATKILGVPESWFDYAYFSKVIVTYYERNKNKISTEIDNLNEVLLKHNSSITSKRLISKIIIQANKPEFSSLQDSVKKTAFTQIGDPSNVSNWTAFDNATEVERREIIEARNILDEWIAKQFIDTFFRVCLNDERRKKFWLKIASKNRVSFKVYGQNRTKRILQQNDRITEYLDARFNTVYSTKDVSAFILYIGEYMLIEFSDAGYAFYAYKINGTSKPNLDYKLNSVDELRDGNMPMLVYRSGYSINNTNREGRLTHNDGDLSWEQVFEYWFKNIAGINV
- a CDS encoding helix-turn-helix domain-containing protein, whose amino-acid sequence is MPLSEIEKELLEKFGNNIRKIRLAKKWSMEHLANKAEIELSQVYRIEKGKINTKLTTIVLLSKALEVDLADLLKNDIV
- a CDS encoding helix-turn-helix transcriptional regulator — its product is MVKKYLTVDELCDYLGLSKSTVYKLSHSNTLPKYCAGGKKILFKIEEVDEYINSHRIASASEIETSIEAEIQFGQQAFYNKAKKVKETLTETR
- a CDS encoding reverse transcriptase domain-containing protein — its product is MNDIPSKERIAAFLNLKSTKELAQFLNIEPNVLTYYFYHVPDETKYHTFSIKRKNGKKRVITAPNNSLRKIQRKLQPILQQLYLPKACVHGFIRDKSIITNAKYHLKKKILVNIDLSNFFQSINFGRVRGIFLNHPFNFNEEVSTILAQLCCFKGSLPQGAPTSPIISNFICRKLDNDFIRLCKENKLHYTRYADDITFSTNLKKLPKTIGLIESNKLTLAPNVTSIIDSNNFEVNQEKIRYAYRENRQEVTGLVVNSIVNVKRDYIRQIRAMLRSWEKHGLYNSAVHHYTLHKAELKQSYNIETAFLKKLVGKINFVGHVKGKGNSVYVNLFKRIKALEPTVKLSIIEREIDTVDLPILLTEGKSDGKHIAAALSYFKSLGQFTDLNLNIHEYKDESKMSNGELLKMCEALSKLNNKYPIICLFDRDVPSFLANVTVTDEFYKDWGNKVFSMALPIPSHRAKMHDICIEHYYTDKEIITADKNGRRIFFSSEFDKNSGRHKNLPFTLKNLNSLKSNREFIIDSGVLNEHNNSVALSKNRFAECIFNKEEEFKSINFNGFHDLFLNFEHLLAKEKNL
- a CDS encoding phage/plasmid replication domain-containing protein yields the protein MIDTLKFKIDGYSFDYGYLFEKLEEKCQFERKTTYKYGESHVFKYKNWQFWLSKKSLTASGSLHKLYHGDNLKPFNYSEVKLAIDSLYTLLDFDLSDAKLMQVDLAANLVMQSQVHLYFDLLTCPIGYKPMSVKNETYYFKKNDKAKELVFYDKVKEVKKNNSQLLVKDQNLLRYEIKLKTDIVNIIGDKLLISLYDVDKYAKLVTAWYNTYSQVPKLTKLPLSDVVLTSRKDFTNSLVKKAISSLGGVEVILNKVSKSKVGKTVKYSLRQYLKELKETDYLRPELKEELDFKVHQAYLQHLKTS